The Spirosoma foliorum genome has a window encoding:
- a CDS encoding FHA domain-containing protein: MIVSTNDGQFDQLIDDLSRLPTYTIGRATTNSIVVANGKISGQHARLIQCTPTCFIFEDLSSKNGSFVNEVRIARKVVDKQDTLRLADTTFDIDTLLALLKAEPVKAEKPVPPVSITPKLLSEVESNSLNFTEEFADLKQVYEQYPKLRKDCRNREKMIRTGSVILSSIVSISAVVSTGGAALPLLHVLSGAGLSVLIPTLCSTLLSTEEKLEVIDKEYRERYRCPNPACRDPFGTREWELLAQQKTCRRCQAIWVQ, encoded by the coding sequence ATGATTGTCTCCACGAATGACGGCCAGTTTGACCAACTGATCGACGACTTAAGTCGATTGCCGACCTATACGATCGGGCGGGCGACAACAAATTCAATCGTTGTCGCCAATGGAAAAATAAGTGGACAGCATGCCCGACTCATTCAGTGTACGCCTACCTGCTTTATCTTCGAAGATCTGTCCAGTAAAAACGGCTCGTTTGTCAATGAGGTGCGGATCGCACGTAAGGTTGTCGACAAACAGGATACGCTTCGATTGGCTGATACAACGTTCGATATTGATACGCTTCTGGCGCTACTGAAAGCTGAGCCCGTTAAAGCCGAGAAACCAGTTCCGCCAGTCAGTATAACGCCTAAGCTCCTTTCCGAAGTAGAATCGAATTCACTGAATTTTACGGAGGAATTCGCCGATCTGAAACAGGTCTATGAGCAATATCCCAAACTGCGAAAGGATTGCCGGAATCGCGAGAAAATGATTCGGACGGGTAGTGTTATTCTATCCTCCATCGTCAGTATTAGTGCTGTAGTATCGACGGGAGGAGCTGCACTACCTTTGTTGCATGTCTTGTCGGGAGCGGGTTTGAGTGTCCTTATTCCTACACTGTGCTCCACCTTGTTATCGACTGAAGAGAAGCTGGAAGTCATTGATAAAGAGTATCGGGAGCGGTATCGTTGCCCCAATCCGGCCTGTCGTGATCCCTTTGGTACACGCGAATGGGAGCTTCTTGCCCAGCAGAAAACCTGTCGTCGTTGCCAGGCGATTTGGGTTCAATAA